In Streptomyces sp. 840.1, one DNA window encodes the following:
- a CDS encoding helix-turn-helix domain-containing protein, whose translation MTRSRAKDLNVCGVTAAIAVIDGKWKTALLWLLESGPCRPGELRRQLPGLSEKVLTQALREMADDGLVHREVYDELPLRTEYSLTPFGRELSETLGPLSDWGHRRLDRLTGSASAS comes from the coding sequence ATGACGCGCAGCCGTGCGAAGGACCTGAATGTCTGTGGAGTGACGGCCGCGATCGCGGTGATCGACGGCAAGTGGAAGACCGCCCTGCTCTGGCTGCTGGAGTCGGGGCCGTGCCGCCCGGGGGAGCTGCGGCGGCAGCTGCCGGGGCTCAGCGAGAAGGTGCTGACGCAGGCGCTGCGCGAGATGGCGGACGACGGGCTGGTGCACCGGGAGGTGTACGACGAACTGCCGCTCAGGACCGAGTACTCGCTGACCCCGTTCGGGCGGGAACTGTCCGAGACGCTGGGGCCGCTGTCCGACTGGGGGCACCGCCGCCTGGACCGGCTGACCGGTTCCGCCTCGGCGTCCTGA
- a CDS encoding NAD(P)-dependent oxidoreductase, which translates to MSTFSSTSSSTPSGQSAVTVLGLGPMGRCLARAFLDAGLRTTVWNRTPGRDRELLERGATGAPSAGEAVAASPLTVVCVVNYDAADAVLRDDAVTAAAKGRTVVNLSADTPDRARSTAQWAAGHGIRYLDGAIMTPTTTIGTPAAVFLHSGPAELYREHRPVLDALGGSHTHLSEEIGRAAAYDVALLDVFWTAMTGFAHALAIARAEGITAGELAPFTQGIAAILPPIFEQYARALDDGDFSGDDNPLTSAASSMAHIAHTSESHGIDAGVMRAAGELARRAIDDGHGADGFVRVAELLGRAAPFTPPAPLTPLTPLSQGTPRPTR; encoded by the coding sequence ATGTCCACGTTCTCGTCCACGTCTTCGTCCACGCCCTCCGGACAGTCTGCCGTGACCGTGCTCGGCCTGGGGCCGATGGGCCGTTGTCTGGCCCGTGCGTTCCTCGACGCGGGCCTCCGGACCACGGTCTGGAACCGGACGCCGGGCCGGGACCGCGAGCTGCTCGAACGCGGTGCGACGGGCGCCCCGTCGGCCGGGGAGGCGGTCGCCGCGAGCCCGCTGACCGTGGTGTGCGTCGTGAACTACGACGCGGCCGACGCCGTCCTGCGCGACGACGCGGTCACGGCCGCGGCCAAGGGGCGCACGGTCGTGAACCTGAGCGCGGACACCCCCGACCGGGCCCGGTCCACCGCGCAGTGGGCCGCCGGACACGGCATCCGCTACCTGGACGGCGCGATCATGACGCCGACCACCACCATCGGCACGCCGGCCGCGGTATTCCTCCACAGCGGTCCGGCGGAGCTCTACCGGGAGCACCGGCCGGTACTGGACGCGCTGGGCGGCAGCCACACCCATCTGAGCGAGGAGATCGGCCGGGCGGCCGCGTACGACGTCGCGCTGCTGGACGTCTTCTGGACCGCCATGACCGGCTTCGCACACGCCCTGGCGATAGCACGGGCGGAAGGGATCACGGCAGGCGAACTGGCCCCGTTCACCCAGGGGATCGCCGCGATCCTGCCCCCGATCTTCGAGCAGTACGCACGGGCGCTGGACGACGGGGACTTCTCCGGCGACGACAACCCGCTCACCTCGGCGGCATCCTCGATGGCGCACATCGCCCACACCTCCGAGTCCCACGGCATCGACGCGGGCGTGATGCGCGCGGCCGGGGAACTCGCGCGGCGGGCCATCGACGACGGACACGGCGCCGACGGCTTCGTCCGGGTCGCAGAACTCCTGGGCCGGGCAGCCCCGTTCACCCCGCCCGCCCCGCTCACCCCGCTCACCCCGCTCAGCCAAGGAACGCCGCGACCGACGAGGTGA
- a CDS encoding nitronate monooxygenase produces the protein MELSTAFTELLGVRHPVALAPMGGSAGGALAAAVSRGGGLGLLGAGMGDPDWLARELPLMADVEEPWGVGFLSWAVDAGGVGRALEYGPRAVMLSFGDPGPFTEQVRAAGAALIIQVTDLEEARQAVDLGADVIVAQGTESGGHGARHGRSTLPFVPVVVDLAGPVPVLAAGGIADGRGVAAALALGAAGALVGTRFQATAEALTDPSATEAIVRGRGQDTERSRVLDIARGSRWPAKYTARTLGHPYLDRWRDREAELAADPGARQRYQADVADGEVPPAPVWAGEDIDLITDVPPAADVVAALAAGAVRALRRAGSGTGCGREGSQGL, from the coding sequence ATGGAGCTGTCTACTGCGTTCACGGAATTGCTCGGTGTACGGCACCCGGTCGCACTGGCGCCGATGGGCGGGTCGGCCGGGGGCGCGCTGGCGGCGGCCGTCTCGCGCGGCGGCGGGCTCGGCCTGCTCGGCGCGGGGATGGGCGACCCGGACTGGCTGGCGCGCGAACTGCCGCTCATGGCGGACGTCGAGGAGCCGTGGGGCGTCGGCTTCCTCAGCTGGGCGGTGGACGCCGGCGGGGTCGGGCGGGCGCTGGAGTACGGGCCCCGGGCGGTGATGCTGTCGTTCGGGGATCCGGGCCCGTTCACCGAACAGGTCCGTGCGGCGGGTGCCGCGCTGATCATCCAGGTCACGGACCTGGAGGAGGCCCGGCAGGCGGTGGACCTGGGCGCCGACGTCATCGTGGCGCAGGGCACCGAGAGCGGTGGGCACGGGGCCCGGCACGGGCGGTCCACGCTGCCGTTCGTGCCCGTCGTGGTGGACCTGGCGGGGCCCGTCCCGGTGCTCGCGGCCGGTGGGATCGCCGACGGCCGGGGGGTGGCCGCGGCCCTGGCCCTGGGCGCTGCGGGGGCGCTCGTCGGGACCCGGTTCCAGGCCACGGCGGAGGCGCTCACCGACCCCTCGGCCACCGAGGCGATCGTGCGGGGGCGCGGGCAGGACACCGAGCGCAGCCGGGTCCTGGACATCGCCCGGGGGTCCCGGTGGCCGGCGAAGTACACGGCTCGCACCCTCGGCCATCCCTACCTCGACCGGTGGCGGGACCGGGAGGCGGAACTCGCGGCGGACCCCGGGGCCCGGCAGCGGTACCAGGCCGATGTGGCGGACGGCGAGGTGCCGCCCGCGCCGGTCTGGGCGGGTGAGGACATCGACCTGATCACGGACGTGCCGCCCGCGGCCGACGTCGTCGCCGCGCTGGCGGCCGGGGCCGTCCGGGCGCTGCGGCGGGCGGGAAGCGGAACGGGTTGCGGGCGCGAGGGGTCGCAGGGGTTGTGA
- a CDS encoding MFS transporter, whose translation MPSTMTNGRRFVLAAVCAVAVSTIYAIQPVLESAGSDLGLAGPALGRLVAAGQLGYFAGLVLLVPLGDVFDRRRLIVGHLVLTGTGAAITSLAPGAATAGAGLALAGLFAVVVQITVAYVAATSPAGERGRNIGTVTSGVVLGILGVRLLAGVLGDSLGWRAVYAVLAALCLALALLAHVTLHPDTRPARARYRDVLAGAGRLVATDRLLLGRGLIAFFLFASFGTLWSGLALPLGAAPWHFGTAAIGLFGLAGLIGAVAAARAGVWADAGRAQAVTGWSLALLAVSWALTARTAPSLWPLLTGVVLLDFAVQAVHVSNQHLLTAAHPERSSTVIGAYMAFYSLGSALGATTTTWAYAAEGWPASCLLGAAYALAALAVWAAARRLPDRRGPGPLHDVGKGPAR comes from the coding sequence ATGCCGTCAACGATGACGAACGGCCGGCGATTCGTCCTGGCGGCGGTGTGCGCGGTGGCGGTGTCCACGATCTACGCCATCCAGCCGGTGCTGGAGTCCGCAGGCAGCGACCTCGGGCTTGCCGGGCCGGCGCTGGGGCGGCTGGTCGCCGCCGGCCAGCTCGGCTACTTCGCCGGGCTCGTCCTGCTGGTGCCCCTCGGGGACGTATTCGACCGGCGCAGGCTGATCGTCGGGCACCTGGTCCTCACCGGTACGGGAGCGGCGATCACGTCCCTCGCGCCCGGCGCGGCGACCGCCGGGGCCGGCCTGGCGCTCGCCGGCCTGTTCGCGGTGGTCGTGCAGATCACGGTCGCCTACGTCGCGGCCACCTCGCCCGCAGGGGAGCGAGGCCGCAACATCGGCACGGTCACCTCGGGCGTGGTGCTCGGGATCCTCGGCGTCCGTCTGCTCGCGGGCGTACTCGGCGACAGCCTCGGGTGGCGGGCCGTCTACGCCGTACTCGCGGCGCTCTGCCTCGCGCTCGCCCTGCTCGCCCACGTGACACTGCACCCCGACACCCGTCCGGCGCGGGCCCGTTACCGGGACGTCCTGGCCGGCGCGGGGCGTCTCGTCGCCACCGACCGCCTCCTCCTAGGCCGAGGGCTGATCGCGTTCTTCCTGTTCGCCTCCTTCGGCACGCTGTGGAGCGGGCTGGCCCTGCCGCTGGGGGCCGCGCCGTGGCACTTCGGTACGGCGGCCATCGGGCTGTTCGGCCTGGCCGGCCTGATCGGCGCGGTGGCCGCCGCGCGGGCGGGCGTCTGGGCCGACGCGGGGCGCGCCCAGGCCGTCACCGGCTGGTCGCTGGCGCTGCTGGCCGTGTCCTGGGCCCTCACCGCCCGGACGGCCCCGAGCCTGTGGCCGCTCCTCACGGGCGTCGTGCTGCTCGACTTCGCCGTCCAGGCCGTCCACGTGAGCAACCAGCACCTCCTCACCGCCGCGCACCCCGAACGCTCCAGCACCGTCATCGGCGCCTACATGGCCTTCTACTCGCTCGGCTCCGCCCTCGGCGCCACCACCACGACCTGGGCCTACGCCGCCGAGGGCTGGCCGGCCTCCTGCCTGCTCGGCGCCGCCTACGCCCTCGCCGCCCTGGCCGTGTGGGCAGCGGCCCGGCGGCTCCCGGACCGGCGGGGCCCCGGCCCCCTGCACGACGTGGGGAAGGGGCCGGCCCGGTGA
- a CDS encoding helix-turn-helix domain-containing protein, whose product MTDAVPAERDREDTHRTGQDWTGQDWTDPACPVARAVDLVGDRWSLLIVRDAMDGAASFTDFRNRLGVARNILSDRLRKLTAHGVLATSTPPGAKRHTYRLTDAGQELFTAVVALRQWGERHAFAPGEDHSVLLDDAGRDVPRFHVLDRSGRPVTAATSHVRKAGE is encoded by the coding sequence ATGACGGACGCGGTACCGGCCGAGCGGGACCGGGAGGACACGCACCGGACCGGTCAGGACTGGACCGGTCAGGACTGGACCGATCCGGCGTGTCCGGTCGCGCGCGCGGTCGATCTCGTGGGCGACCGCTGGAGCCTGCTCATCGTCCGGGACGCGATGGACGGCGCGGCGTCGTTCACCGACTTCCGCAACCGCCTCGGCGTCGCCCGCAACATCCTCAGCGACCGGCTCCGCAAGCTCACCGCGCACGGCGTCCTGGCCACGAGCACTCCGCCCGGGGCCAAGCGCCACACCTACCGGCTCACCGACGCCGGCCAGGAGCTGTTCACCGCCGTCGTCGCGCTCAGGCAGTGGGGCGAGCGCCACGCCTTCGCGCCCGGCGAGGACCACTCCGTCCTGCTCGACGACGCGGGGCGGGACGTGCCCCGCTTCCACGTTCTGGACCGGAGCGGCCGGCCGGTCACGGCGGCGACATCACATGTGCGCAAGGCCGGTGAGTGA
- a CDS encoding alpha/beta fold hydrolase, which yields MTTFPASDGTLLAYRVYGHGAPLLCVPGGPADSRYLGELGGLAAHRRLIVPDLRGTGRSAVPQDASSYRCDRLVDDVEALREHLGLPRTDLLAHSAGTNIATLYAARFPQRVGRLALITPSTRAVGIEITGQERMELAALRKGEPWYPEAITALEALTRGAEGDREAVAPFFYGRWDAAAREHSAASRPQNPEAVAGFGAEGAFDPGATRAALAGFGSPVLLLAGEFDLNSPPSAVAGFAALFPGAEFVVQPGAGHYPWLDDAGRFTSSVAAFLG from the coding sequence ATGACCACCTTCCCCGCATCCGACGGCACCCTGCTCGCCTACCGCGTGTACGGGCACGGCGCCCCGCTCCTCTGCGTTCCGGGAGGCCCTGCGGACTCCCGCTACCTGGGCGAACTCGGCGGCCTGGCCGCGCACCGCCGCCTGATCGTCCCGGACCTGCGCGGCACCGGACGGTCAGCGGTCCCCCAGGACGCGTCCTCCTACCGGTGCGACCGGCTCGTCGACGACGTCGAGGCGCTGCGCGAACACCTCGGCCTGCCCCGGACGGACCTGCTCGCGCACTCGGCCGGTACGAACATCGCGACGCTGTACGCGGCCAGGTTCCCGCAGCGCGTCGGCCGGCTCGCCCTGATCACCCCCAGCACCCGGGCCGTCGGCATCGAGATCACCGGGCAGGAGCGCATGGAGCTCGCGGCGCTCCGGAAGGGCGAGCCGTGGTACCCGGAGGCGATCACCGCGCTGGAGGCGCTCACCCGGGGCGCGGAGGGTGACCGGGAGGCCGTGGCCCCGTTCTTCTACGGCCGTTGGGACGCGGCGGCGCGGGAGCACTCCGCGGCGAGCCGGCCGCAGAACCCGGAGGCCGTCGCCGGCTTCGGGGCCGAGGGCGCCTTCGATCCCGGAGCCACCCGTGCGGCGCTCGCGGGCTTCGGTTCCCCGGTCCTGCTGCTCGCCGGGGAGTTCGACCTGAACAGTCCCCCTTCGGCGGTGGCCGGGTTCGCCGCGCTGTTCCCCGGCGCGGAGTTCGTCGTTCAGCCGGGGGCCGGGCACTATCCGTGGCTGGACGACGCCGGCCGGTTCACCTCGTCGGTCGCGGCGTTCCTTGGCTGA
- a CDS encoding DUF6000 family protein codes for MRHAHEDTELRSLVRRYVTPERRYLRLGGSALRLDGPERDRFVRDLGSDAGRVTPHEIDRLLEGGWRERRTAAWLIAVSDRTEFRERLGELLLASAVCCAGLAYCVSLARFGTPRDAELLAAYLDRYLRRPDLGYDQPVVMGALVFTGLNLGADHAAPFLAPGGLWHEWLDAAPHARPATDPAGYVSLIRRLCALADECVGLR; via the coding sequence ATGAGACATGCCCACGAGGACACCGAACTGCGGTCCCTGGTACGCCGCTACGTCACGCCGGAGCGGCGCTACCTGAGACTCGGCGGCAGCGCGCTGCGTCTGGACGGCCCTGAGCGCGACCGTTTCGTGCGAGATCTCGGGAGCGACGCGGGACGCGTCACCCCGCACGAAATCGACAGGCTCCTGGAGGGGGGATGGCGCGAGCGGAGGACCGCCGCATGGCTCATCGCGGTCTCCGACCGGACCGAATTCCGTGAGCGCCTCGGGGAGCTCCTGCTGGCCAGTGCGGTCTGCTGCGCGGGTCTGGCGTACTGCGTGTCCCTGGCCCGCTTCGGCACACCGCGTGACGCCGAGCTGCTCGCGGCCTACCTCGACCGCTACCTCCGCCGCCCCGACCTCGGCTACGACCAGCCCGTGGTCATGGGCGCCCTCGTGTTCACCGGCCTGAACCTCGGGGCGGACCATGCCGCCCCGTTCCTGGCCCCGGGCGGCCTGTGGCACGAGTGGCTCGATGCGGCGCCCCATGCGCGGCCCGCCACGGACCCCGCCGGGTACGTGAGCCTGATCCGCCGGCTCTGCGCCTTGGCCGACGAATGCGTCGGACTGCGATGA
- the rox gene encoding rifampin monooxygenase: protein MSDVIVVGGGPTGSMLAAELRLHGVRVVVLEKLSGPTGEARGRGLHTRSVELMDQRGLLDRFLAVSEKFQAGGFFGGIRKPWPDGLDTAHPYGLSTLQPVTERLLGERAVELGADFRRGREVAGLSQDEDGVRVDLVDGTRLRSRYAVGCDGGRSTVRRALGVGFPGEPARTETLLGDMEMTEDPEVVAGIVARVRRTQLRFGAVPNGDGTYRVVVPAKGVAEDRTAVPTLDEFRQRLRAVAGTDFGVHSPRGLSRFGDATRQAERYRVGRVLLAGDAAHVHPPNGGQGLNLGVQDAFNLGWKLAASVNGWTPEGLLDSYHAERHPVGAQVLVNTRAQSTLLGTDPGAAALRELFGRLMDFDEVNAYITGMITAVGVRYDFGEGHELLGRRMRDVELGRGRLYSLLHEGRGLLLDRTGALSVAGWADRVDHVVDGGGEMDVPAVLLRPDGHVAWAGEDQRELLGVLARWFGAAAG from the coding sequence ATGTCCGACGTGATCGTGGTCGGCGGGGGCCCGACCGGTTCGATGCTGGCAGCGGAACTGCGGCTGCACGGCGTGCGCGTGGTCGTACTGGAGAAGCTGTCCGGGCCGACGGGGGAGGCCCGGGGGCGCGGACTGCACACGCGCAGCGTCGAACTGATGGACCAGCGCGGACTGCTGGACCGGTTCCTCGCGGTGAGCGAGAAGTTCCAGGCCGGCGGCTTCTTCGGCGGCATCCGCAAGCCGTGGCCCGACGGGCTGGACACGGCGCATCCGTACGGCCTCTCCACGCTGCAGCCGGTCACCGAACGGCTGCTCGGTGAGCGCGCCGTCGAACTCGGCGCGGATTTCCGGCGTGGCCGCGAGGTGGCCGGGCTGAGCCAGGACGAGGACGGGGTGCGCGTCGACCTGGTGGACGGCACGCGGCTGCGCTCGCGCTACGCCGTCGGCTGCGACGGCGGCCGCAGCACGGTGCGCCGGGCGCTCGGCGTCGGATTTCCCGGCGAGCCCGCCAGGACCGAGACGCTGCTGGGTGACATGGAGATGACCGAGGACCCGGAGGTGGTCGCCGGGATCGTGGCACGGGTCCGCAGGACCCAACTGCGCTTCGGCGCCGTGCCGAACGGGGACGGGACGTACCGCGTCGTCGTCCCGGCCAAGGGCGTGGCCGAGGACCGTACGGCCGTGCCGACCCTCGACGAGTTCAGGCAGCGGCTGCGGGCTGTGGCGGGCACCGACTTCGGTGTGCACTCGCCGCGCGGCCTGTCCCGGTTCGGGGACGCCACCCGGCAGGCCGAGCGGTACCGGGTCGGCCGGGTGCTGCTGGCCGGCGACGCCGCGCACGTCCACCCGCCCAACGGTGGTCAGGGGCTCAACCTCGGGGTGCAGGATGCCTTCAACCTCGGCTGGAAGCTGGCCGCATCGGTCAACGGCTGGACGCCGGAGGGGCTGCTGGACAGCTACCACGCCGAACGGCACCCGGTGGGCGCCCAGGTGCTCGTCAACACGCGTGCGCAGAGCACGCTGCTTGGCACCGACCCGGGGGCGGCCGCACTGCGGGAGCTGTTCGGGAGGCTGATGGACTTCGACGAGGTCAACGCCTACATCACCGGGATGATCACCGCGGTCGGGGTCCGCTACGACTTCGGCGAGGGCCACGAACTGCTCGGCCGCCGGATGCGGGACGTGGAACTGGGGCGCGGACGCCTCTACTCGCTGCTGCACGAGGGCCGCGGGCTGCTGCTCGACCGGACCGGTGCTCTCTCGGTGGCGGGCTGGGCGGACCGTGTCGACCATGTCGTCGACGGCGGCGGGGAAATGGACGTCCCCGCGGTGCTGCTGCGGCCGGACGGCCATGTGGCGTGGGCCGGCGAGGATCAGCGGGAGCTGCTCGGTGTGCTGGCCAGGTGGTTCGGCGCGGCGGCCGGCTGA